A genomic segment from Odontesthes bonariensis isolate fOdoBon6 chromosome 8, fOdoBon6.hap1, whole genome shotgun sequence encodes:
- the phax gene encoding phosphorylated adapter RNA export protein: protein MADVMYGDLEDGEISGSSSDTEMGTAAAEHPRPQISSGFSGQSFQSRAAAQPPASGYRSTGKTVDSSDSDPDSSDEEGAVWRRKRQKVSNAPQPIVNAARPGPTPVGAAGALGSRKVNNIWGSVVQEQCQDSVTAELGIFGMEGVDMSSRNVETYNFVLARKLMEKEREMEKLSTQAKQEGEVSMMDAELEEYMKARGSGDRAGGDAKRKRPVKERLGPVAEMDIKGRYEIAEDDPDDKVTDEIAYRLQEPKKDLIERVVKVVGKKKAIELLGETATLEENGGVYTMDGSRRRTPGGVYLNLLKNTPSITKAQIRQVFFEEQQKDCKSKKAAQKRRRHLVAKKMKQAIGTLNLQEHDDVSRETFASDTNEALESLEEAAEEEEEEEEGREEAAVGTEETAVVYNSADLEVF, encoded by the coding sequence atggctgATGTTATGTACGGTGATCTGGAGGATGGAGAGATCTCCGGGTCCAGCTCGGATACTGAGATGGGCACCGCTGCAGCCGAACATCCCCGACCCCAGATTTCCTCAGGTTTCAGCGGGCAGTCCTTCCAGAGCAGAGCCGCTGCCCAGCCACCTGCCTCCGGATACCGCAGCACCGGTAAGACGGTGGATTCCAGCGACAGCGACCCGGATTCCTCAGACGAGGAAGGGGCCGTTTGGCGCCGGAAGCGGCAGAAAGTTTCCAACGCTCCGCAGCCGATTGTAAACGCAGCTCGGCCGGGGCCGACGCCTGTAGGCGCCGCTGGCGCGCTGGGAAGCCGCAAGGTGAACAACATATGGGGCTCTGTGGTCCAAGAGCAGTGCCAGGATTCCGTGACCGCAGAGTTGGGCATATTTGGAATGGAGGGAGTTGACATGTCCAGCAGAAATGTGGAGACGTATAACTTTGTCCTGGCCCGTAAGTTAATGGAGAAGGAGAGGGAGATGGAAAAGCTGTCGACGCAGGCTAAGCAGGAGGGAGAAGTGAGCATGATGGACGCTGAGTTGGAGGAGTACATGAAAGCCCGGGGCTCAGGAGACAGAGCAGGGGGCGACGCCAAGAGAAAAAGGCCGGTTAAAGAAAGACTGGGCCCCGTAGCTGAGATGGACATCAAGGGTCGGTACGAGATCGCAGAGGATGACCCCGATGACAAGGTGACGGATGAGATCGCGTACAGACTGCAGGAGCCTAAGAAGGATTTGATAGAACGAGTCGTTAAAGTGGTTGGGAAGAAAAAAGCCATCGAGCTGCTCGGAGAGACGGCCACGCTGGAGGAGAACGGCGGCGTGTACACCATGGACGGCAGCAGGCGGCGGACGCCCGGCGGAGTGTATCTCAATCTGCTCAAGAACACACCCAGCATCACCAAGGCGCAGATCAGGCAGGTGTTCTTTGAGGAGCAACAGAAAGATTGCAAGAGCAAGAAGGCCGCTCAGAAGAGGAGGCGGCACTTGGTGGCTAAGAAGATGAAGCAGGCCATCGGCACACTAAACCTGCAGGAGCACGACGACGTCTCCAGGGAGACTTTTGCTAGCGACACTAACGAGGCCTTGGAGTCATTGG